A single region of the Chryseobacterium sp. 6424 genome encodes:
- a CDS encoding DUF3822 family protein, whose amino-acid sequence MQKLSLLFTKDGLQYQLLKNKTVTEEQANFADEHSPADFIEEKLLRVLKSGNAGHISVISALNHFTLMPMGFAEHELGYDLIALNAPVVKEEEELMLSVNKKYGVQFYYTFPKTLYRTIKELKIPANFNFSGEKFLNSITAKNQKEIHINLYHHQCEFIALDRKKLVLYNNLDVNSEVDFLYFIMFTLSKIGFGTHETQFLVYGETTENETFISELRKFVKHLKIVYDNIPKRNFMMEQK is encoded by the coding sequence ATGCAAAAACTTTCGCTGCTTTTTACCAAAGACGGTTTACAGTATCAACTCCTGAAAAACAAAACAGTTACGGAAGAACAGGCAAATTTTGCCGATGAACATTCGCCTGCTGATTTTATTGAAGAAAAACTTCTTAGGGTCTTAAAAAGTGGAAATGCGGGTCACATCTCCGTCATTTCGGCACTGAACCACTTTACGCTGATGCCCATGGGTTTTGCAGAGCATGAACTGGGGTATGACCTTATTGCCCTCAACGCGCCTGTCGTAAAAGAAGAAGAGGAACTGATGCTTTCGGTGAACAAAAAATATGGCGTACAGTTTTATTACACCTTCCCGAAAACGCTTTACCGAACAATAAAGGAACTGAAGATCCCGGCGAATTTCAATTTTTCAGGCGAGAAATTCCTTAACAGCATTACAGCGAAGAACCAAAAGGAAATCCACATCAACCTGTATCATCACCAATGTGAGTTTATTGCGCTCGACCGTAAGAAGCTGGTGCTTTATAATAATCTCGATGTAAATTCAGAGGTTGACTTTTTGTATTTCATCATGTTCACTTTAAGTAAGATTGGTTTTGGCACGCATGAAACGCAGTTTTTAGTCTATGGCGAAACTACCGAGAACGAAACCTTTATTTCAGAACTCCGCAAATTCGTGAAACATCTGAAAATTGTATATGATAACATCCCGAAGCGAAACTTCATGATGGAACAGAAATAA
- a CDS encoding DUF421 domain-containing protein: MGILVLLNSYWQEILWGAEETDFLSQVAVRTVLMFLIIVIALRLLGKRGVKQLSVFELVVIIGLGSAAGDPMFYKEVGIVFSLLVFVIIIGFYALITFWVAKSKKFEDLVEGKSICLIEKGVFTIDNFKKENLGSEEFFSELRLKGISQLGQIETAIEETSGEVSVFYYPPEETRYGLPIMLNSLDNPLTYIDKAAHYSCTFCGYTEEKTSGPASPCPSCQKKQWVKSSNKIRIT; the protein is encoded by the coding sequence ATGGGTATTCTTGTGTTATTAAATTCTTACTGGCAGGAAATATTATGGGGTGCCGAGGAAACTGATTTTCTTTCGCAGGTAGCGGTACGCACGGTACTGATGTTCCTGATCATCGTCATTGCCCTCAGATTGTTGGGCAAGCGGGGCGTAAAGCAACTTTCGGTCTTCGAGCTTGTGGTGATCATTGGATTGGGCTCTGCCGCGGGCGACCCGATGTTTTACAAAGAAGTAGGAATCGTGTTTTCGCTTCTGGTATTTGTAATCATCATAGGTTTTTATGCCCTTATTACTTTTTGGGTGGCAAAATCTAAAAAATTTGAGGATTTGGTGGAGGGTAAATCGATCTGCCTGATTGAAAAAGGTGTTTTTACGATTGATAATTTTAAGAAAGAAAATCTGGGCAGCGAAGAATTTTTCTCCGAACTTAGGCTTAAAGGAATCTCACAGTTGGGACAGATAGAAACCGCCATCGAAGAAACATCGGGCGAAGTAAGTGTTTTCTATTATCCGCCTGAGGAAACCCGATATGGCTTACCCATCATGCTGAACTCTCTTGATAATCCGCTCACCTATATTGACAAAGCTGCACATTACTCCTGCACCTTCTGTGGTTATACAGAAGAAAAAACATCAGGACCCGCAAGCCCGTGTCCATCTTGCCAAAAAAAACAGTGGGTAAAATCTAGTAATAAAATAAGGATTACCTGA
- a CDS encoding RsmD family RNA methyltransferase, with the protein MYRIISGRWKSKRIAAPKNFEVRPTTDFAKEALFSIIENRFNIDISSGSVLDLFAGIGSLSLEFASRGCEDITAVEMNPRHAAFIGSTAAMLDMALQVNVQRGDVYDYLKKNRNRKMYDLVIADPPFSTEEKKYQELISMVLNNPYLKPHGIFILEHQSRVKFEHPNLLDTRKYGNVSFSFFRANEEQTAEITEEN; encoded by the coding sequence ATGTACCGAATTATCTCCGGAAGATGGAAATCCAAACGAATTGCCGCCCCCAAAAACTTTGAGGTCAGGCCTACGACTGATTTTGCGAAAGAAGCACTTTTCAGCATTATCGAAAACCGTTTTAATATCGACATCAGTTCCGGCTCCGTGCTCGACTTATTCGCGGGCATCGGCTCCCTGTCGCTGGAGTTTGCTTCGCGCGGCTGCGAAGACATTACTGCTGTGGAGATGAATCCGCGGCACGCTGCCTTTATCGGCAGTACAGCAGCCATGCTGGATATGGCGCTTCAGGTAAATGTACAGCGCGGTGATGTGTATGATTATCTGAAGAAAAACCGAAACCGGAAAATGTACGATCTGGTGATTGCCGACCCGCCATTTTCTACCGAAGAAAAAAAGTATCAGGAACTTATTTCAATGGTTCTTAATAACCCTTATTTAAAACCACACGGCATCTTTATCCTAGAGCATCAAAGCCGCGTAAAATTTGAACATCCTAACCTGCTGGACACCCGAAAATACGGCAACGTAAGCTTCTCATTCTTTAGAGCCAATGAAGAACAGACTGCTGAAATTACCGAGGAAAATTAA
- the nadD gene encoding nicotinate (nicotinamide) nucleotide adenylyltransferase, protein MKEVGLFFGSFNPIHIGHLILANYILENSDMEELWFVVSPHNPFKEKKSLLSDHNRLDMVQLALKNYPKMRASNVEFALPKPSYTIDTLTYLRERYPDYSFALIMGEDNLENLGKWKNAETLVKNHHIIVYPRVFTRSESPDEFQRHKNISLVKAPVIEISATEIRAMIKAGKNVRPMLPPEVFEYLDGSAFYK, encoded by the coding sequence ATGAAGGAAGTGGGATTGTTTTTCGGGAGTTTTAATCCAATTCATATTGGTCATCTTATTTTGGCGAATTACATTCTCGAAAATTCTGATATGGAAGAGTTGTGGTTCGTGGTGAGCCCGCATAACCCCTTTAAGGAAAAAAAATCCTTACTCAGCGATCATAACAGGCTCGACATGGTGCAGCTGGCACTTAAAAATTATCCAAAAATGCGTGCCTCCAATGTGGAATTTGCGTTGCCGAAACCCAGCTATACGATAGATACGCTTACTTACCTTAGAGAAAGATATCCGGATTATTCATTTGCCCTGATAATGGGAGAAGACAATCTTGAAAATCTCGGGAAGTGGAAAAATGCCGAAACCTTAGTGAAAAATCACCACATCATCGTATATCCTAGGGTTTTCACCAGGTCAGAATCCCCAGATGAGTTTCAGCGGCACAAAAACATTTCATTGGTAAAAGCCCCGGTTATTGAAATTTCAGCCACTGAAATCCGCGCGATGATAAAAGCCGGCAAAAACGTGCGACCCATGCTGCCACCGGAAGTATTTGAATATCTAGATGGCAGTGCCTTTTACAAATAA
- the glyA gene encoding serine hydroxymethyltransferase, whose protein sequence is MDPIFDLIEQERLRQTHGIELIASENFVSDSVMKSMGSVLTNKYAEGYPGRRYYGGCEVVDEVETLAIERAKQLFGAAYANVQPHSGSQANAAVYLSVLKPGDKILGLDLSMGGHLTHGSAVNFSGIQYEAHFYGVDRESGLIDYEAMRQKALEVKPKMLIAGYSAYSRDLDFKKFREVADEIGATLWADIAHPAGLIAKGLLSSPFEHCHIVTTTTHKTLRGPRGGLIMMGQDFENTYGHKTPKGDIKMMSAVLDSAVFPGIQGGPLEHVIAAKAVAFGEALDDRFTTYAKQVVANAKALAKAMITNGFDIVSGGTDNHLMLVDLRNKNVNGKETEKALVKADITCNKNMVPFDDKSAFTTSGIRLGTAAITTRGLVESDMETIAGLINDVVMNLKNEDVLADVRKKVNELMDRRPLFQY, encoded by the coding sequence ATGGACCCAATATTTGACCTGATTGAGCAGGAAAGACTCCGCCAGACACACGGCATAGAACTAATAGCGTCAGAAAATTTTGTTTCTGATAGCGTAATGAAATCCATGGGAAGTGTCCTTACCAACAAATATGCGGAAGGATACCCCGGCAGAAGATATTACGGAGGGTGCGAAGTAGTGGATGAGGTAGAAACGCTGGCAATTGAAAGAGCTAAGCAACTTTTCGGGGCGGCTTATGCCAATGTTCAGCCACATTCCGGCTCGCAGGCCAACGCAGCGGTGTATCTTTCGGTGCTGAAACCGGGCGACAAAATCCTGGGACTTGATCTTTCGATGGGCGGGCATCTAACGCACGGTTCCGCGGTTAATTTCTCAGGGATTCAATACGAAGCGCATTTCTATGGCGTAGACCGCGAAAGTGGACTTATCGATTATGAAGCCATGCGCCAAAAAGCGCTGGAAGTGAAACCTAAGATGCTGATTGCCGGTTATTCCGCTTATTCCCGCGATCTCGATTTTAAGAAATTCCGTGAAGTCGCTGATGAAATTGGTGCAACTTTATGGGCAGACATCGCTCATCCCGCAGGGCTTATTGCCAAAGGCTTACTTAGTTCACCGTTTGAACATTGCCATATAGTGACCACCACCACCCATAAAACCCTGCGCGGACCGCGTGGCGGACTTATTATGATGGGGCAGGATTTTGAAAATACTTACGGGCACAAAACCCCGAAAGGCGACATCAAAATGATGAGTGCGGTACTCGACAGCGCAGTGTTCCCCGGAATACAGGGCGGCCCGCTGGAGCATGTAATCGCCGCAAAGGCTGTGGCCTTCGGCGAAGCACTTGATGATCGCTTCACTACGTATGCAAAACAGGTGGTGGCCAATGCCAAGGCGCTGGCTAAAGCAATGATCACCAACGGATTCGACATTGTAAGCGGTGGTACGGATAATCACCTGATGCTTGTTGACCTGCGCAATAAAAACGTAAACGGAAAAGAAACCGAAAAAGCCCTTGTAAAAGCGGATATTACGTGTAACAAAAACATGGTGCCTTTTGATGATAAGTCGGCATTCACCACTTCCGGTATTCGTTTAGGTACTGCCGCAATTACTACCCGCGGCCTTGTAGAGAGCGATATGGAAACCATTGCCGGTCTGATAAACGATGTTGTAATGAACCTTAAAAATGAGGATGTGCTCGCCGATGTGCGGAAAAAAGTGAATGAACTGATGGATAGAAGACCACTTTTTCAATACTAA
- a CDS encoding DUF6370 family protein, with the protein MRKLLSLFFLFGIITLSAQQVTFVKKVVEASCGQCQFKMKDKKGCDLAIRTGGKSYFVDGTKIDDHGDAHATHGFCNTVRQAEVSGTVQNGVFVATYFRLLPLDTKKP; encoded by the coding sequence ATGCGAAAACTCCTGTCATTATTTTTCCTTTTCGGTATCATCACGCTCTCTGCACAGCAGGTAACGTTCGTTAAAAAAGTTGTGGAAGCTTCCTGCGGGCAATGCCAGTTCAAGATGAAGGATAAGAAAGGCTGCGACCTGGCAATACGTACCGGCGGAAAAAGCTACTTTGTTGACGGGACGAAAATCGACGATCATGGGGATGCGCATGCCACCCACGGTTTTTGTAATACCGTTCGGCAGGCAGAAGTTAGCGGCACTGTACAAAACGGCGTATTTGTCGCGACCTATTTCCGGCTGCTGCCACTTGATACAAAGAAACCTTAA
- a CDS encoding Smr/MutS family protein, translating to MKIGDTVSVIDDNLKGIVTSVHDDDAIFRDAYGFTHRFPKDKLVVYNASIYENIHTVRKTEPAKPASKKHQRKHLVLDLHFENMVTDPSAYNPMERLFMQKEKLVETLEFCRKNNLKKLEIIHGIGDGVLQRMVHDYLASQVGLDFDDHDFFFHQKGSVLVSFK from the coding sequence ATGAAAATTGGCGACACAGTATCGGTAATCGACGACAACCTGAAAGGGATTGTAACTTCCGTACATGATGATGACGCAATCTTTCGGGACGCTTATGGTTTCACCCACCGTTTTCCAAAAGATAAACTGGTGGTCTATAATGCTTCGATTTACGAAAACATCCATACTGTAAGAAAAACCGAACCTGCAAAACCCGCTTCAAAAAAACATCAGCGTAAACATCTGGTGTTGGATCTTCATTTTGAGAACATGGTCACGGATCCCTCGGCATACAATCCCATGGAACGGTTATTTATGCAGAAAGAAAAGCTGGTGGAAACGCTGGAGTTTTGCAGGAAAAACAACCTGAAAAAGCTCGAGATCATACATGGCATCGGCGACGGCGTGCTGCAACGGATGGTACACGACTATCTGGCAAGCCAAGTCGGGCTTGATTTCGATGACCACGATTTCTTCTTCCATCAAAAAGGGAGCGTTTTGGTCTCTTTTAAATAA